A single window of Archangium gephyra DNA harbors:
- a CDS encoding two-component system sensor histidine kinase NtrB, translating into MARLASRALGPLGLATLGLVGALAATLALYRAGSAALEQALDARLRGAGASAALLLTDAPASAERLEALMKANALDGVYVVDRKLAVPADATGPARRRVDLLRTDPAGVEAALAGETRVGPGYAMGELQVTVGYFPVRGSGGRVESVLVLEAGRAFSSARDSLRRAVWGGVALSAVGALALALVAARWLRDERARREAAAKAARGEALTKMAAMAAHEIRNPLGVIRGTVELMRERSGAKLSERDKESLEDVLGEVERLRRLTEDLLDLSADRPLAAQRVALSEVLEEAARATEAAFPGVKVRRSFAELPPVEGDAGRLRQVFANLLQNAAQAQGEGEVRLAAEPDGSAVRVRVEDDGPGVPKEVRERLFDLFVTGKANGTGLGLALCRRLVERHGGTVALVPEQRQGSTFEVRLPAAPQAR; encoded by the coding sequence ATGGCGCGGCTCGCTTCACGCGCCCTGGGCCCGCTGGGGCTCGCGACGCTCGGACTGGTGGGCGCGCTGGCGGCGACCCTGGCCCTCTACCGCGCGGGGAGCGCGGCGCTGGAGCAGGCGTTGGATGCGCGGCTGCGGGGCGCGGGAGCGTCCGCGGCGCTGCTGCTGACGGACGCGCCGGCCTCGGCCGAGCGGCTGGAAGCGCTGATGAAGGCCAACGCGCTGGACGGGGTGTACGTGGTGGACCGGAAGCTGGCGGTGCCGGCGGACGCCACGGGGCCGGCGCGCAGGCGGGTGGACCTGCTGCGCACGGACCCGGCGGGAGTGGAGGCGGCGCTCGCGGGAGAGACGCGGGTGGGGCCGGGCTACGCGATGGGCGAGCTGCAGGTGACGGTGGGCTACTTCCCGGTGCGCGGGAGCGGGGGGCGGGTGGAGTCGGTGTTGGTGCTGGAGGCGGGGCGGGCCTTCTCCAGTGCGAGGGATTCCCTGCGGCGCGCGGTATGGGGAGGGGTGGCGCTGTCGGCGGTGGGAGCGCTGGCGCTGGCGCTGGTGGCGGCGCGGTGGCTGCGGGACGAGCGGGCGCGGCGCGAGGCGGCGGCGAAGGCGGCGCGAGGCGAGGCGCTGACGAAGATGGCGGCGATGGCGGCGCATGAAATCCGCAACCCGCTGGGCGTCATCCGCGGCACGGTGGAGCTGATGCGCGAGCGCAGCGGGGCGAAGCTGTCGGAGCGGGACAAGGAGTCGCTGGAGGACGTGCTGGGCGAGGTGGAGCGGTTGCGCCGGCTGACGGAGGACCTGCTGGACCTGAGCGCGGACCGGCCGTTGGCGGCGCAGCGGGTGGCGCTGTCCGAGGTGCTGGAGGAGGCGGCGAGGGCCACGGAGGCGGCGTTCCCGGGGGTGAAGGTGCGCCGGAGCTTCGCGGAGCTGCCGCCGGTGGAGGGGGACGCGGGGCGGCTGAGGCAGGTGTTCGCCAACCTCTTGCAGAACGCGGCGCAGGCGCAGGGAGAGGGCGAGGTGCGGCTGGCGGCGGAGCCGGACGGGAGCGCGGTGCGGGTGCGCGTGGAGGACGACGGGCCGGGCGTGCCGAAGGAAGTCCGGGAGCGGCTCTTCGATCTGTTCGTCACGGGCAAGGCGAACGGCACGGGCCTGGGCCTGGCGCTGTGCCGCCGGCTGGTGGAGCGGCACGGTGGCACGGTGGCGCTGGTCCCCGAGCAGCGCCAGGGCAGCACCTTCGAGGTGCGGCTGCCCGCGGCGCCTCAGGCGCGCTGA
- a CDS encoding DUF779 domain-containing protein: protein MSIERVAVTPEAEALLRKLQGLHGPLMFHQSGGCCDGSAPMCFPRGEFKVGQEDVFLGTIVDTPFYIGGSQYEYWQHTHLTVDVVKGRGSGFSVEAPEGVRFLIRSRVFTDDEYHALQQAGPAPRGPQHG from the coding sequence ATGAGCATCGAGCGCGTTGCCGTCACTCCCGAAGCCGAGGCCCTGCTGCGCAAGCTGCAAGGCCTTCACGGCCCCCTGATGTTCCATCAGTCGGGAGGGTGCTGCGACGGCAGCGCGCCCATGTGCTTCCCGAGGGGCGAGTTCAAGGTGGGCCAGGAAGACGTCTTCCTCGGCACCATCGTGGACACGCCCTTCTACATCGGCGGCTCCCAGTACGAATACTGGCAGCACACCCACCTCACGGTGGACGTGGTGAAGGGACGCGGGAGCGGCTTCTCCGTGGAGGCGCCCGAGGGCGTGCGCTTCCTCATCCGCTCGCGCGTCTTCACCGATGACGAGTACCACGCCCTTCAGCAGGCCGGCCCCGCTCCTCGCGGGCCCCAGCACGGCTGA
- the adh gene encoding aldehyde dehydrogenase, which produces MSTVYEAPGQKGSKVQYLPRYGNYIGGEFVPPVKGQYFENITPVTGKPFCEVPRSTAEDVEKALDAAHKAKAAWGRTSPTARADILHKIADRMQANLEMLAVSETWDNGKPIRETLAADLPLAIDHFRYFAGCLRAQEGSLAELDEHTVAYHFHEPLGVVAQIIPWNFPLLMAAWKLAPALAAGNCVVLKPAEQTPVTILKFAELVGDLLPPGVLNIVNGFGIEAGKPLASNKRVAKVAFTGETTTGRLIMQYASENLIPVTLELGGKSPNIFFADVFSQNDEFAQKALEGFAMFALNQGEVCTCPSRALVQERFYEEFMQKAVERTRRIVQGNPLDPKTMIGAQASNDQLEKILSYIDIGKKEGAKVLTGGGRANLSGSLAEGYYVEPTIFEGHNKMRVFQEEIFGPVVSVAKFKDMEDALAVANDTLYGLGAGVWSRDTNTAYRMGRAIQAGRVWVNCYHLYPAHAAFGGYKQSGIGRETHKMMLSHYQQTKNMLVSYDPKPMGFF; this is translated from the coding sequence ATGTCGACCGTTTACGAAGCGCCGGGACAAAAGGGCAGCAAGGTCCAGTACCTCCCCCGTTATGGAAACTACATTGGAGGAGAGTTCGTCCCGCCCGTGAAGGGGCAGTACTTCGAGAACATCACCCCCGTCACCGGCAAGCCCTTCTGTGAGGTCCCCCGCTCCACCGCCGAGGACGTCGAGAAGGCGCTCGACGCCGCCCACAAGGCCAAGGCCGCCTGGGGCCGCACCTCCCCCACCGCCCGCGCCGACATCCTCCACAAGATCGCCGACCGGATGCAGGCCAACCTGGAGATGCTCGCCGTCTCCGAGACGTGGGACAACGGCAAGCCCATCCGCGAGACGCTCGCCGCGGACCTCCCGCTCGCCATCGACCACTTCCGCTACTTCGCCGGCTGCCTGCGCGCCCAGGAGGGCAGCCTCGCCGAGCTCGACGAGCACACCGTCGCGTACCACTTCCACGAGCCGCTCGGCGTCGTGGCGCAGATCATCCCCTGGAACTTCCCGCTGCTGATGGCCGCGTGGAAGCTGGCGCCCGCGCTCGCCGCCGGCAACTGCGTGGTCCTCAAGCCCGCCGAGCAGACCCCCGTCACCATCCTCAAGTTCGCGGAGCTGGTGGGCGACCTGCTGCCTCCCGGCGTGCTCAACATCGTCAACGGCTTCGGCATCGAGGCCGGCAAGCCCCTGGCCAGCAACAAGCGCGTGGCCAAGGTGGCCTTCACCGGTGAGACGACGACGGGCCGCCTCATCATGCAGTACGCCTCGGAGAACCTCATCCCCGTGACGCTGGAGCTGGGCGGCAAGTCGCCCAACATCTTCTTCGCGGACGTGTTCTCGCAGAACGACGAGTTCGCCCAGAAGGCGCTCGAGGGCTTCGCCATGTTCGCCCTCAACCAGGGCGAGGTGTGCACCTGCCCCTCGCGCGCCCTCGTCCAGGAGCGCTTCTACGAGGAGTTCATGCAGAAGGCCGTCGAGCGCACCAGGCGCATCGTCCAGGGCAACCCGCTCGATCCCAAGACGATGATCGGCGCGCAGGCCTCCAACGACCAGCTGGAGAAGATCCTCTCGTACATCGACATCGGCAAGAAGGAGGGCGCCAAGGTGCTCACCGGCGGTGGCCGCGCCAACCTGTCCGGCTCGCTCGCCGAGGGCTACTACGTGGAGCCCACCATCTTCGAGGGACACAACAAGATGCGCGTGTTCCAGGAGGAGATCTTCGGCCCGGTGGTGTCGGTGGCGAAGTTCAAGGACATGGAGGACGCGCTGGCGGTGGCCAATGACACGCTCTACGGCCTGGGCGCGGGCGTGTGGTCGCGCGACACGAACACCGCCTACCGCATGGGCCGCGCCATCCAGGCCGGCCGCGTGTGGGTCAACTGCTACCACCTGTACCCGGCGCACGCGGCCTTCGGCGGCTACAAGCAGTCGGGCATCGGCCGCGAGACGCACAAGATGATGCTCTCGCACTACCAGCAGACGAAGAACATGCTGGTGAGCTACGACCCGAAGCCCATGGGCTTCTTCTAG
- the ilvC gene encoding ketol-acid reductoisomerase has product MARVFYDADADLGRLSGLTVSVYDYGSVGRAQALNLRDSGVRVVVCERPGTPAAERAAADGFELVEAVEAARRGDVLALLVADLAQAELFHRAVEPNLTPGKLLLYYHGFAIHYGLVRPPAGVDVVMIAPNGPGDLVRRTYVEGQGVPCLVAVKQDATGQALERALAYAKGMGATRAGVLETSFREETETDLFGEQAVLCGGITALVHASYETLVEAGYSAEVAYFQVLHELKLVVDLMYEHGISGMRERISDTALYGDLTRGPRVVDGAVRARLKDILAEIQDGRFAKEWIAENEAGRPNHRRLLEEGRRHPIEEVGRRLRAMMPWFQKP; this is encoded by the coding sequence ATGGCGCGGGTGTTCTACGACGCGGACGCGGACCTGGGGCGGCTGAGCGGGTTGACGGTGTCCGTGTATGACTATGGGAGCGTGGGGCGGGCGCAGGCGTTGAACCTGAGGGACTCGGGGGTGCGCGTGGTGGTGTGCGAGCGCCCGGGGACTCCGGCGGCGGAGCGCGCGGCGGCGGACGGCTTCGAGTTGGTGGAGGCGGTGGAGGCGGCGAGGCGCGGGGACGTGCTGGCGCTGCTGGTGGCGGACCTGGCGCAGGCGGAGCTGTTCCACCGGGCGGTGGAGCCGAACCTCACGCCGGGGAAGCTGCTGCTCTACTACCACGGCTTCGCCATCCACTACGGGCTGGTGCGGCCACCGGCGGGGGTGGACGTGGTGATGATCGCGCCGAACGGCCCGGGGGACCTGGTGCGCAGGACGTACGTGGAGGGGCAGGGGGTGCCGTGCCTGGTGGCGGTGAAGCAGGACGCGACGGGACAGGCGCTGGAGCGGGCGTTGGCGTACGCGAAGGGGATGGGGGCGACGCGGGCGGGGGTCCTCGAGACGAGCTTCCGAGAGGAGACGGAGACGGACCTCTTCGGAGAGCAGGCGGTGCTGTGCGGAGGAATCACGGCGCTGGTGCACGCGAGCTACGAGACGCTGGTGGAGGCGGGCTACTCGGCGGAGGTGGCGTACTTCCAGGTGCTGCACGAGCTGAAGCTGGTGGTGGACCTGATGTACGAGCACGGCATTTCAGGGATGCGCGAGCGCATCAGTGACACGGCGCTGTACGGGGACCTGACGCGGGGCCCGAGGGTGGTGGACGGGGCGGTGCGAGCGAGGCTGAAGGACATCCTGGCGGAGATCCAGGACGGCCGTTTCGCGAAGGAGTGGATCGCGGAGAACGAAGCGGGCCGGCCGAACCACCGGAGGCTGCTCGAGGAAGGCAGACGTCACCCGATCGAGGAAGTCGGCCGCCGCTTGCGAGCGATGATGCCGTGGTTCCAGAAGCCCTGA
- a CDS encoding sigma 54-interacting transcriptional regulator produces the protein MSPNDETLSNPASGSLKPAARPRPFLLVVMEMEHPLARPGLCGLDALDEVLLGRGATRVWSRQSHEGRRQLVLQLPDRWMSREHARLVRAGEQWMLEDVNSKNGLRVNGETRGRGWLANGDLLELGHTLLMFRLTASTEPAFSPEASGGEPQEPVPGFATMNPGLTQELAKLARVARTPVPVMVEGETGTGKELLARAYHALSGRPGDFVAVNCGALPDTLVQSELFGYRKGAFSGATEDRPGLVRSSDRGTLFLDEIGELPLPAQASLLRVLQESEVLPVGGTRPLAVDLRVVAATNRDLGRMVREGTFRSDLLARLSGLRLWIPPLRERREDVGLLVAELLRRLVPAGARGPSFTPAAARALFRYDWPRNVRELEHALALAVALSPERIDLEHLPAELQVKPPPRAPEAAPAEPPSDSRERDELLALLREHQGNVSQIAQALGTSRAQVHRLFKRHGLEPESFRS, from the coding sequence GTGTCTCCCAACGACGAAACGCTGTCCAACCCCGCGTCGGGGTCCCTCAAGCCGGCGGCGCGCCCACGGCCCTTCCTGCTCGTCGTCATGGAGATGGAGCACCCCCTGGCGCGCCCCGGCCTGTGCGGGCTGGACGCGCTGGACGAGGTGCTGCTGGGCCGGGGCGCGACGCGGGTGTGGAGCCGGCAGTCACACGAGGGACGCAGACAGCTCGTCCTCCAATTGCCGGATCGCTGGATGTCCCGGGAGCACGCCCGGCTGGTGCGCGCGGGCGAGCAGTGGATGCTGGAGGACGTGAACTCGAAGAACGGGCTCCGGGTGAATGGAGAAACCCGGGGCCGTGGCTGGCTGGCGAACGGGGACCTCCTCGAGCTGGGCCACACCCTGCTGATGTTCCGGCTGACGGCGAGCACGGAGCCCGCGTTCTCGCCGGAGGCCAGCGGCGGAGAGCCCCAGGAGCCGGTACCCGGCTTCGCCACGATGAACCCCGGGCTGACGCAGGAGCTGGCGAAGCTCGCGCGGGTGGCGCGGACGCCCGTGCCGGTGATGGTGGAGGGCGAGACGGGGACGGGCAAGGAGCTGCTGGCGCGCGCCTACCACGCGCTGTCGGGGCGGCCCGGCGACTTCGTGGCCGTCAACTGCGGCGCGCTCCCGGACACGCTGGTGCAGTCGGAGCTGTTCGGCTACCGCAAGGGCGCCTTCTCCGGGGCCACCGAGGATCGCCCGGGGCTCGTTCGCAGCTCGGATCGCGGCACCCTCTTCCTGGATGAGATTGGCGAGCTGCCCTTGCCGGCCCAGGCCTCGCTGCTGCGCGTCCTCCAGGAGAGCGAGGTGCTCCCGGTGGGTGGAACGAGGCCGCTCGCGGTGGACCTGCGCGTGGTGGCGGCGACGAACCGGGACCTGGGGCGCATGGTGCGCGAGGGCACCTTCCGGAGCGATCTGCTCGCGCGGCTCTCGGGGCTGCGGCTGTGGATTCCCCCACTGCGCGAGCGGCGCGAGGACGTGGGCCTGTTGGTGGCGGAGCTGCTACGGCGCCTGGTGCCCGCGGGAGCCCGAGGCCCATCGTTCACCCCGGCGGCGGCGCGGGCGCTGTTCCGCTACGACTGGCCCCGCAACGTGCGCGAGCTGGAGCACGCCCTGGCCCTGGCGGTGGCGCTCTCACCGGAGCGCATCGACCTCGAGCACCTGCCCGCCGAGCTCCAGGTGAAGCCGCCGCCCCGCGCGCCGGAGGCGGCACCCGCCGAGCCTCCGTCCGACTCCCGGGAGCGGGACGAGCTGCTCGCGCTGCTCCGCGAGCACCAGGGCAACGTCAGCCAGATCGCCCAGGCGTTGGGGACGTCACGGGCGCAGGTGCACCGGCTCTTCAAGCGGCACGGGTTGGAGCCCGAGTCCTTCCGCTCCTGA
- a CDS encoding aromatic ring-hydroxylating oxygenase subunit alpha gives MPTSPSAQSFWPWPEGDTAHVPYRVFTDPELFQREQERIFQGPTWSYVGLEAEVPEEGSFRTTHIGDVPVILSRAKDGQVHVLINRCSHRGALVLHEACGQHKRFNCVYHQWGYDPDGTLRAVPFKNGVQGQGGYCGVDVDMKALSLRRLRVEVLNGLVFASFREDTPPLREYLGGVWPQLTRVFDGRKLQVLGYLRQRVRANWKLYFENVKDPYHAGLLHLFVATFGLFRSTQRGETLAEPSGCGHLVSYKGGAEEHREEYEQQGISTYQKGYQLRAPELMRKLPDFKDDIAVSIQTIFPSLVVHRISNSIATRHVLPRDVNDFDLIWTLLGYAEDTVELRNQRILQANLVGPSGYISLEDVEALEIVQRGIQGERGEAAFVALGGTQVQYGEPERDLANETAIRGFWKTWRTLMGV, from the coding sequence ATGCCGACTTCCCCATCCGCGCAATCCTTCTGGCCCTGGCCCGAAGGCGACACGGCGCACGTGCCGTACCGTGTCTTCACGGACCCGGAGCTCTTCCAGCGTGAGCAGGAGCGCATCTTCCAGGGGCCCACGTGGAGCTACGTGGGGCTGGAGGCCGAGGTGCCCGAGGAGGGCAGCTTCCGCACCACCCACATCGGAGACGTCCCCGTCATCCTCTCGCGAGCGAAGGACGGGCAGGTGCACGTGCTCATCAACCGCTGCTCGCACCGGGGCGCGCTGGTGCTGCACGAGGCGTGCGGCCAGCACAAACGCTTCAACTGCGTCTACCACCAGTGGGGCTACGACCCGGACGGGACGCTGCGCGCGGTGCCCTTCAAGAATGGGGTGCAGGGGCAGGGGGGCTACTGCGGCGTGGACGTGGACATGAAGGCGTTGAGCCTGCGGCGGCTGCGGGTGGAGGTGCTCAACGGGCTCGTCTTCGCGAGCTTCCGCGAGGACACGCCCCCGCTGCGCGAGTACCTCGGAGGCGTCTGGCCGCAGCTCACGCGGGTCTTCGATGGGCGGAAGTTGCAGGTGCTCGGCTACCTGCGCCAGCGGGTGCGGGCCAACTGGAAGCTCTATTTCGAGAACGTGAAGGATCCGTACCACGCGGGCCTGCTGCACCTCTTCGTGGCGACCTTCGGGCTGTTCCGCTCGACGCAGCGGGGCGAGACGCTGGCGGAGCCGAGCGGCTGCGGGCACCTCGTCTCGTACAAGGGCGGAGCGGAGGAGCACCGCGAGGAGTACGAGCAGCAGGGCATCTCGACGTACCAGAAGGGCTACCAGCTGCGCGCGCCGGAGCTGATGCGCAAGCTGCCGGACTTCAAGGACGACATCGCCGTCTCCATCCAGACGATCTTCCCGAGCCTGGTCGTCCACCGCATCTCCAACAGCATCGCCACGCGGCACGTGCTGCCGAGGGACGTGAACGACTTCGATCTCATCTGGACGCTGCTGGGGTACGCGGAGGACACGGTGGAGCTGCGCAACCAGCGCATCCTCCAGGCGAACCTGGTGGGGCCCTCGGGGTACATCTCGCTGGAGGACGTGGAGGCGCTGGAGATCGTCCAGCGGGGCATCCAGGGCGAGCGGGGGGAGGCGGCGTTCGTGGCGCTCGGGGGGACGCAGGTGCAGTACGGCGAGCCGGAGCGGGACCTGGCCAACGAGACGGCCATCCGCGGCTTCTGGAAGACGTGGCGCACGTTGATGGGAGTGTGA
- a CDS encoding serine/threonine-protein kinase, translated as MSVVRSPHGFLPPEPGPQTEDSSREHTASEVSQTLDTTASRSEAPTPLATPGAPSLRVFEDDELIAFRYRIRGLLGRGGMGEVYEAEDLELGERVALKVLRRELAERPGALEQLKRELALARKVSHPHVCRLFDVGFHVRTGPRGPERLCFLTMELLQGESLSALLRRTGPLPPTEVLPLAQQLGEGLLAAHEAGIVHRDLKSSNVLLVPGRPGTPPRAVITDFGLARLEDEAQVAPTGPGTRLAGTPAYMAPEQLEGGPIPPATDLYALGILLFELLTGTRPFQGEDVWSTARQRLHAPAPSPRSLRPGLDRRWEALVLRCLERLPEHRFQRAHEVLAALPPAKPARPLVPGLRVEARGALRLLALSLGSLLTAFHLQPSDTAPTRLAPARRSVALLDVADRTSRPDTAWLSIVLSQGLAIELRAGERIRLVSRGGEAKAALSLPDADTLPPETLARLRGLLGSEFVLRGSYALRESPGATRLHLVLRLQDTATGALVALVEESGPLDQPLPLLTRAGARLREALGVPDETLSPPLESDMPSRLDTLRLYAEGMTRLRQQDGAGAQALFEQLIALEPEPTLPHARLATALVARGERGRAQEEFRKLLSRPERLSLKGRLDNEAQSAMYARDKQRAVELYQQYVGLFADEPEGALSLAGAQLTAGDPAAALATLAKLRARSPPPVFAVALENTEAKAALRLRDFPRAQAAADRAAVQAMELKDWYSAGVSRGLEAEALTSQGARERAREVLRDAVRLFRRSGNRSSEAAAVHQQLALLPVGDLKGGLQVAREAKALYAELGHSAGLCMTLGAVAEHAYLLGEPREALRTLEEALPLCHETRLPRLEMEGWRQLGVLHRSLGALDAAGAAFREQLRIAREQQNLAVAATALLELAELALVRGDLAEARRLQDEARGLPQASGQHEPENLDGLRQARLAFEEGHLDEAGRLADAAVTSVPELFVPEAHLLQARILLAQQLYKEANVALLEAGEPSPVMTWIGLKLQSARLRAARGEASEREAARASLQELLARAGQVGWLEGQYEARLALAEVELASGRRAAGLARLEALERDARKSGLGLWATKAARLR; from the coding sequence ATGTCCGTCGTTCGCTCTCCGCACGGTTTCCTCCCTCCCGAGCCGGGTCCCCAGACCGAGGACTCCTCCAGGGAGCACACCGCCAGCGAGGTGAGCCAGACGCTCGATACCACCGCGTCCCGCTCGGAAGCGCCCACGCCCCTCGCCACGCCTGGCGCCCCATCCCTCCGCGTCTTCGAGGACGATGAACTGATCGCCTTCCGCTACCGCATCCGTGGCCTGCTCGGGCGCGGCGGCATGGGCGAGGTCTACGAGGCCGAGGACCTCGAGCTCGGCGAGCGCGTCGCGCTCAAGGTGCTCCGGCGCGAGCTCGCCGAGCGGCCAGGCGCCCTGGAGCAGCTCAAGCGAGAGCTGGCGCTCGCCCGCAAGGTCTCCCACCCCCACGTGTGCCGCCTCTTCGACGTGGGCTTCCACGTGCGCACCGGTCCCCGGGGCCCCGAGCGCCTCTGCTTCCTCACCATGGAACTGCTCCAGGGCGAGTCCCTCTCCGCCCTGCTGCGCCGCACCGGTCCGCTCCCGCCCACCGAGGTGCTCCCGCTCGCGCAGCAGCTCGGCGAGGGGCTCCTCGCCGCGCACGAGGCCGGCATCGTCCACCGCGATCTCAAGAGCTCCAACGTGCTGCTCGTCCCGGGCCGGCCCGGCACTCCGCCCCGCGCCGTCATCACCGACTTCGGCCTCGCGCGGCTCGAGGACGAGGCCCAGGTGGCTCCCACGGGACCCGGCACCCGGCTGGCCGGCACGCCCGCGTACATGGCGCCCGAGCAGCTCGAGGGCGGGCCCATCCCCCCCGCCACGGACCTCTACGCACTGGGCATCCTCCTCTTCGAGCTGCTGACGGGCACCCGCCCCTTCCAGGGCGAGGACGTCTGGAGCACCGCGCGCCAGCGGCTCCATGCCCCCGCGCCCTCGCCACGCTCGCTCCGCCCCGGACTCGACAGACGGTGGGAGGCCCTCGTCCTGCGCTGCCTCGAGCGGCTCCCCGAGCACCGCTTTCAACGCGCCCACGAGGTCCTCGCCGCGCTCCCCCCTGCGAAACCGGCACGTCCGCTCGTGCCGGGACTCCGAGTCGAGGCCCGCGGCGCCCTCCGGCTCCTCGCCCTGAGCCTGGGCAGCCTGTTGACGGCCTTCCACCTCCAGCCGTCGGACACCGCCCCCACGCGGCTGGCGCCCGCCCGGCGCTCCGTGGCCCTCCTCGACGTCGCGGACCGGACGTCGCGGCCCGACACCGCCTGGCTCTCGATCGTGCTCTCCCAGGGACTCGCCATCGAGCTGAGAGCCGGTGAGCGGATTCGTCTCGTCTCCCGCGGTGGCGAAGCGAAGGCCGCCCTCTCGCTTCCGGACGCCGACACCCTTCCCCCCGAGACGCTGGCCAGGCTGCGCGGCCTGCTCGGGAGCGAGTTCGTGCTGCGGGGCTCGTACGCCCTCAGGGAGTCCCCTGGCGCCACGCGCCTGCACCTGGTGTTGCGGCTCCAGGACACCGCCACCGGCGCCCTCGTCGCGCTCGTGGAGGAGAGCGGTCCCCTGGACCAACCGCTGCCCCTGCTCACGCGCGCTGGCGCCCGCCTCCGGGAGGCCCTCGGCGTCCCGGACGAGACCCTGTCCCCACCGCTCGAGAGCGACATGCCTTCCCGCCTCGACACCCTGCGGCTCTACGCCGAGGGGATGACCCGGCTTCGTCAGCAGGATGGAGCCGGTGCCCAGGCACTCTTCGAACAGCTGATCGCACTGGAGCCGGAGCCAACGCTCCCCCATGCGCGGCTCGCCACGGCCCTGGTGGCGAGGGGCGAGCGCGGCCGGGCCCAGGAGGAGTTTCGCAAGCTCCTCTCCCGCCCGGAACGGCTCTCGCTCAAGGGCCGCCTCGACAACGAGGCCCAGTCCGCCATGTATGCGCGGGACAAGCAACGGGCGGTGGAGCTCTACCAGCAGTACGTCGGCCTCTTCGCGGACGAGCCCGAAGGAGCGCTCTCCCTCGCTGGCGCACAGCTCACCGCCGGGGACCCGGCGGCGGCACTCGCCACCCTGGCGAAGCTGCGCGCGCGCTCGCCTCCGCCCGTCTTCGCCGTCGCCCTCGAGAACACCGAGGCGAAGGCCGCCCTGAGGCTTCGGGACTTCCCCCGCGCCCAGGCCGCGGCGGACCGCGCGGCCGTCCAGGCCATGGAGTTGAAGGACTGGTACTCCGCGGGTGTCAGCCGCGGTCTGGAGGCGGAGGCCTTGACCTCGCAGGGAGCCCGGGAACGCGCGCGGGAAGTCCTCAGGGACGCCGTCCGGCTCTTCCGCCGCTCCGGAAACCGGAGCTCCGAGGCCGCGGCCGTCCACCAACAACTGGCGCTGCTGCCGGTGGGGGACCTGAAGGGCGGGCTCCAGGTGGCACGGGAGGCCAAGGCCCTCTACGCCGAGCTCGGCCATTCCGCCGGGCTGTGCATGACGCTCGGTGCCGTCGCCGAGCACGCGTACCTGCTGGGCGAGCCGCGCGAGGCCCTTCGCACCCTGGAGGAGGCGCTGCCCCTCTGCCACGAGACACGCCTGCCGCGCCTGGAGATGGAGGGCTGGAGGCAGCTGGGCGTGCTCCACCGGAGCCTGGGAGCGCTCGACGCCGCCGGGGCCGCGTTCCGCGAGCAGCTTCGGATCGCCCGGGAGCAGCAGAACCTGGCGGTGGCCGCCACCGCGCTCCTGGAGCTGGCGGAGCTCGCGCTCGTGAGAGGAGACCTCGCCGAGGCGCGGCGGCTCCAGGACGAGGCACGCGGACTCCCCCAGGCGTCGGGACAGCACGAGCCCGAGAACCTCGACGGCCTGCGCCAGGCCCGGCTCGCCTTCGAGGAGGGCCACCTCGACGAGGCCGGGCGGCTGGCGGACGCGGCCGTGACGAGCGTGCCGGAGCTCTTCGTGCCCGAGGCCCACCTCCTCCAGGCCCGGATCCTCCTCGCCCAGCAGCTGTACAAGGAGGCGAACGTCGCCCTCCTGGAGGCCGGTGAGCCCAGCCCGGTGATGACCTGGATTGGCCTGAAGCTCCAGAGCGCCCGCCTTCGCGCCGCGCGGGGAGAGGCCTCGGAGCGCGAGGCCGCGCGGGCGAGCCTCCAGGAATTGCTCGCCCGGGCCGGGCAGGTGGGCTGGCTGGAGGGACAATACGAGGCGCGCCTGGCGCTCGCGGAGGTGGAGCTGGCCTCGGGAAGGCGGGCGGCCGGGCTCGCACGCCTGGAGGCACTCGAGCGCGACGCCCGGAAGAGCGGCCTCGGGCTGTGGGCCACGAAGGCCGCCCGGCTGCGCTAG
- a CDS encoding aromatic-ring-hydroxylating dioxygenase subunit beta gives MGDPAIRCTVEDLLYRYAEALDDGELERWPALFVENGQYRLIPRENHQKGLPVSLILCTSRAMMEDRVVAIRKACVYTPHVCRHLHTNVRVGEVEAGHVEARANYAVYRTTEDGETVLLSVGHVEARVVLEPEPRFERMDVVYETFRIPGLLVYPI, from the coding sequence ATGGGGGACCCGGCCATCCGCTGCACCGTGGAAGACCTGCTCTACCGCTACGCCGAGGCGCTGGACGATGGGGAGCTGGAGCGCTGGCCGGCGCTGTTCGTCGAGAACGGCCAGTACCGGTTGATACCTCGGGAGAACCACCAGAAGGGTCTGCCGGTGAGCCTCATCCTGTGCACGAGCCGGGCGATGATGGAGGACCGGGTGGTGGCCATCCGCAAGGCGTGTGTCTACACGCCGCACGTCTGCCGGCACCTGCACACGAACGTGCGGGTGGGGGAGGTGGAAGCGGGGCACGTGGAGGCGCGGGCGAACTACGCGGTGTACCGGACGACGGAGGACGGCGAGACGGTGCTGCTGAGCGTGGGGCACGTGGAGGCGCGGGTGGTGCTGGAACCGGAGCCGCGCTTCGAGCGGATGGACGTGGTGTACGAGACGTTCCGGATCCCGGGGCTGCTCGTTTACCCGATATGA